In a genomic window of Coprococcus eutactus:
- a CDS encoding cation diffusion facilitator family transporter — protein sequence MVTLLSKLWIKSDNYKDSKVREKYGVLCGAVGIFLNVLLFLGKFFAGLLSGAISITADAFNNLSDAGSSFISMIGFKLSGRKPDPDHPFGHGRIEYISGLFVAVMIILMAYELIKDSIGKILHPELPKFSSLVAVILVVSIGVKIYMYFYNRSIGRKIESATMIATAKDSLSDTFSTMVVLASALAAHFWKIPIDGYCGFLVGVMILIAGITAMKDTVSPLLGQAPEPELVDEIEKIVRCDKRILGIHDLVVHDYGPGRLMVSLHAEVPYKEDILELHDLIDQIEFSLRKELNCEPVIHMDPIVDDDEETNAVKARITEIIESLNKDSRKNENVQFHDFRMVKGSTHSNLIFDVVLPHGYQMSEEQIISYIKEKVSEYNKNYYCVIHIDRAYVK from the coding sequence ATGGTGACATTATTGTCGAAGCTATGGATCAAATCAGATAATTATAAGGATAGCAAGGTGAGGGAGAAATATGGTGTTCTTTGCGGAGCTGTTGGTATATTTTTGAATGTATTATTGTTTCTGGGAAAATTCTTTGCTGGATTACTTTCGGGGGCTATCTCGATCACGGCGGATGCGTTCAACAATTTATCAGATGCAGGAAGCTCGTTTATATCTATGATAGGCTTTAAGTTATCTGGCAGAAAACCGGACCCGGATCATCCGTTTGGACATGGAAGAATAGAGTATATATCAGGCTTATTTGTAGCAGTCATGATCATATTGATGGCCTACGAGCTTATTAAAGATTCAATCGGAAAGATCCTACATCCGGAACTTCCAAAATTCAGCAGTCTAGTTGCCGTTATACTAGTTGTTTCAATTGGAGTAAAGATATATATGTATTTCTACAACAGGAGTATAGGCAGAAAGATAGAGAGTGCGACCATGATAGCGACGGCGAAAGACAGTTTATCTGATACATTTTCCACAATGGTTGTTCTTGCATCTGCACTTGCTGCTCATTTCTGGAAAATACCTATAGATGGATATTGCGGGTTCTTGGTGGGCGTGATGATACTCATAGCTGGCATCACTGCAATGAAGGATACGGTCAGCCCTTTGCTTGGTCAGGCACCGGAACCAGAGCTTGTGGACGAGATCGAGAAGATCGTGAGGTGTGATAAAAGGATCCTTGGTATTCATGATCTTGTGGTCCATGATTATGGACCTGGCAGACTTATGGTCAGCCTGCACGCAGAAGTTCCTTATAAGGAAGATATTCTTGAACTGCATGATCTGATCGATCAGATAGAATTCTCTCTCAGAAAAGAATTAAATTGCGAGCCTGTCATTCACATGGATCCGATAGTAGATGACGATGAGGAGACAAATGCTGTGAAAGCGCGGATCACTGAAATTATAGAATCACTTAATAAGGATAGCAGAAAAAATGAAAATGTTCAGTTTCACGACTTTAGAATGGTAAAGGGTTCAACACATTCCAATTTGATTTTTGATGTGGTTTTGCCACATGGATATCAAATGTCGGAAGAACAGATAATATCCTATATCAAGGAAAAAGTTAGTGAGTACAATAAAAATTACTATTGTGTGATACATATTGACAGAGCGTATGTAAAATAA
- the rpsI gene encoding 30S ribosomal protein S9, translating into MAKTTKFYGTGRRKSSIARVYITPGTGKIVINKKDMDEYFGLDTLKVIVKQPLVATGTEGKYDVLVNVCGGGFTGQAGAIRHGISRALLEVDAEYRPILKKAGYLTRDPRMKERKKYGLKAARRAPQFSKR; encoded by the coding sequence ATGGCTAAGACAACAAAGTTCTATGGAACAGGAAGAAGAAAAAGCAGTATCGCCAGAGTTTACATCACTCCAGGTACTGGTAAGATTGTTATAAACAAGAAGGATATGGATGAGTACTTTGGCCTTGATACACTCAAGGTTATCGTAAAGCAGCCACTCGTTGCTACAGGCACAGAAGGTAAGTACGATGTACTCGTTAACGTATGTGGTGGTGGTTTTACAGGTCAGGCTGGAGCTATCAGACATGGTATTTCAAGAGCACTCCTTGAGGTTGATGCTGAGTACAGACCAATCCTTAAGAAGGCTGGATACCTTACAAGAGATCCAAGAATGAAGGAGAGAAAGAAGTACGGTCTCAAAGCCGCTCGTCGTGCTCCACAGTTCTCAAAGAGATAA
- the rplM gene encoding 50S ribosomal protein L13 produces the protein MKSFMASPSTIERKWYVVDATGHTLGRLASEIASILRGKNKPTYTPHIDTGDYVIVVNADKIQVTGKKLDQKVYYNHSDYVGGMKETTLREKMAKKPEDVIYLAVKGMLPKGPLGREMITKLHVYAGADHKHQAQKPEVLEIKY, from the coding sequence ATGAAGAGCTTTATGGCAAGCCCATCAACAATAGAGAGAAAGTGGTATGTAGTTGACGCTACAGGACATACTTTAGGTCGTCTTGCATCAGAGATCGCAAGCATTTTAAGAGGAAAGAACAAGCCAACATATACACCACACATTGATACAGGTGATTATGTAATAGTAGTAAACGCTGACAAGATCCAGGTAACTGGTAAGAAGTTAGATCAGAAGGTATACTACAACCACTCAGATTATGTAGGTGGTATGAAAGAGACAACTCTTCGTGAGAAGATGGCTAAGAAGCCAGAGGATGTTATCTACCTTGCAGTTAAGGGAATGCTTCCAAAGGGACCACTTGGCAGAGAGATGATTACAAAGCTTCACGTATACGCTGGTGCAGATCACAAGCATCAGGCACAGAAGCCAGAAGTATTAGAGATTAAGTACTAA
- a CDS encoding iron-containing alcohol dehydrogenase, which yields MARFTLPRDLYHGKGALEALKTFKGKRAMVCVGGGSMKRFGFLDRAVQYLEEAGMEVKLFEGIEPDPSVETVMKGAAAMLEFEPDWIVAIGGGSPIDAAKAMWIKYEYPDATFEDMCKVFGIPELRKKAHFCAISSTSGTATEVTAFSIITDYEKGIKYPIADFEITPDVAIVDPELAETMPQKLVAHTGMDAMTHAIEAYVSTANCDFTDPLALHAIKMIQNDLVGSYNGDMEKRDAMHNAQCLAGMAFSNALLGIVHSMAHKTGAAFADYGAHIIHGAANAMYLPKVIAFNAKDETAKIRYGEIADFMGLGGETLDEKIALLIAYLRKMNDELNIPHCIKNYGPDSYPCEQGFVPEDVFLERLPEIAANAILDACTGSNPRQPSQEEMEKLLKCCYYDTEVDF from the coding sequence ATGGCAAGATTTACATTACCAAGAGATTTATATCACGGAAAAGGTGCTTTGGAGGCACTCAAAACATTCAAGGGTAAGAGAGCTATGGTCTGTGTTGGAGGCGGATCCATGAAGAGATTTGGATTCCTTGACAGGGCAGTTCAGTACCTTGAGGAAGCTGGAATGGAAGTTAAGTTATTTGAAGGAATTGAGCCAGATCCTTCAGTAGAGACGGTTATGAAGGGTGCAGCAGCCATGCTTGAATTTGAGCCAGACTGGATAGTGGCCATCGGTGGTGGTTCACCTATAGATGCAGCAAAGGCTATGTGGATAAAGTATGAGTATCCTGATGCGACATTCGAGGATATGTGCAAGGTATTTGGAATTCCGGAGCTCAGAAAGAAAGCTCATTTCTGTGCTATCTCTTCCACTTCGGGAACTGCCACAGAGGTTACAGCATTCTCGATCATCACAGATTATGAGAAGGGAATCAAGTATCCGATAGCTGATTTTGAGATTACACCTGATGTTGCGATCGTAGATCCTGAGCTGGCAGAGACCATGCCTCAGAAGCTGGTTGCTCACACAGGTATGGATGCCATGACACATGCAATCGAGGCTTATGTATCGACAGCAAACTGCGATTTTACTGATCCTCTGGCACTTCATGCCATCAAGATGATACAGAATGATCTGGTTGGATCATATAACGGAGACATGGAGAAGCGAGACGCAATGCACAATGCGCAGTGCCTGGCAGGTATGGCATTTTCAAATGCACTGCTTGGAATCGTACATTCAATGGCACACAAGACCGGAGCAGCATTTGCCGATTACGGTGCACATATCATCCACGGAGCAGCAAATGCGATGTATCTCCCAAAGGTTATCGCTTTCAATGCAAAGGATGAGACAGCAAAGATTCGTTACGGCGAGATAGCAGACTTCATGGGCCTTGGCGGAGAGACCCTCGACGAGAAGATAGCTCTTCTCATCGCATATCTGCGCAAGATGAATGATGAGCTGAACATACCTCACTGTATCAAGAATTATGGACCAGACAGCTATCCATGTGAGCAGGGCTTTGTTCCGGAGGACGTATTCCTTGAGAGACTTCCTGAGATCGCTGCAAATGCGATACTTGATGCATGTACAGGCTCCAACCCAAGACAGCCAAGCCAGGAGGAGATGGAGAAGCTGCTGAAGTGCTGCTACTATGACACAGAGGTGGATTTCTAA
- the truA gene encoding tRNA pseudouridine(38-40) synthase TruA has product MKRVKLVVAYDGTNYCGWQVQINGITVEEVLNKTLSELCHENIKVIGASRTDSGVHALGNVAVFDTESGIPGEKFSFALNQRLPEDIRIQESCQVADDFHPRYCDTIKTYEYKILNRRFDMPTERLYSTFVYYPLDIDKMKRAAAVLVGEHDFNSFCSTRSQVENTVRTITDITIDKVGDMIHIRISGNGFLYNMVRIIVGTLMKIGLGIWPEDCMESILAAKDRTKAGPKAEAKGLTLVEIKYL; this is encoded by the coding sequence ATGAAAAGAGTAAAATTGGTCGTGGCCTACGATGGAACAAATTATTGCGGATGGCAGGTCCAGATAAATGGAATAACTGTGGAGGAGGTCCTGAATAAGACTCTCAGCGAACTCTGCCACGAGAATATAAAGGTGATAGGAGCCAGTAGGACGGATTCCGGAGTGCATGCCCTGGGAAATGTGGCGGTATTTGATACTGAATCAGGGATACCAGGAGAAAAGTTTTCATTTGCGCTTAATCAGCGGCTTCCGGAAGACATAAGGATACAAGAGTCCTGCCAGGTGGCGGACGATTTTCATCCGAGATACTGTGATACGATCAAGACATATGAATACAAGATATTAAACAGAAGATTTGATATGCCGACGGAGCGTCTTTACTCGACATTCGTCTATTATCCGCTTGATATAGATAAGATGAAACGAGCTGCGGCTGTTCTGGTAGGAGAGCACGATTTCAATAGCTTCTGTTCAACAAGATCACAGGTAGAGAATACAGTCCGTACAATAACAGATATAACCATAGATAAAGTTGGTGATATGATACATATAAGGATAAGCGGAAATGGTTTCCTGTACAATATGGTCCGTATCATAGTGGGAACTTTGATGAAGATAGGCCTTGGAATCTGGCCAGAGGACTGTATGGAGTCAATACTTGCGGCGAAGGATAGGACGAAAGCAGGACCGAAAGCCGAAGCAAAGGGGCTTACTCTTGTGGAGATAAAATATCTGTAA
- a CDS encoding energy-coupling factor transporter transmembrane component T family protein: MIRDITIGQYYSGESVIHRMDPRTKLAITFVYAISLFLCKDWIMILTATVFLCTYVAVSRVPLTYICKGLKVIWMFIFFTAIFSVFNGDGNVIWSWHRLRITDKSVMTTVLVVVRLVYLIIGSSVMTYTTRPMNLANGLESSLGFLKKVKVPVAEMAMMLMIALRFIPIFMEELDKIMKAQLSRGADFESGNIFRRIKSYVPVFVPLFVSAIRRAIDLAQAMDARCFDGSEGRSRMNPLKYSGTDYVGYAIVLMYLGCMIVYRCVL, encoded by the coding sequence ATGATTCGAGACATTACGATAGGACAATATTATAGTGGTGAATCGGTGATCCACAGAATGGATCCAAGGACCAAACTTGCAATCACATTTGTATATGCAATATCGCTTTTTCTCTGCAAAGACTGGATCATGATACTGACAGCAACTGTATTTCTTTGTACATATGTAGCTGTTAGCAGGGTTCCCTTAACATATATATGCAAAGGCCTCAAGGTTATATGGATGTTTATTTTCTTTACAGCAATATTCAGTGTGTTCAATGGTGATGGAAATGTGATATGGAGCTGGCACAGACTTCGGATAACAGACAAAAGCGTGATGACAACAGTGCTGGTTGTGGTGCGGCTTGTATATCTCATAATTGGTTCATCAGTGATGACGTATACTACGCGACCTATGAACCTGGCAAATGGTCTTGAGAGCAGCCTGGGATTTTTGAAGAAGGTCAAAGTTCCGGTGGCAGAGATGGCTATGATGCTCATGATCGCGCTGAGATTTATTCCTATTTTTATGGAGGAGCTGGATAAGATCATGAAAGCACAGCTTTCCAGAGGCGCGGATTTTGAGAGTGGAAATATATTCAGAAGGATAAAGAGTTATGTGCCTGTATTTGTGCCGCTTTTTGTGTCAGCGATAAGGAGAGCTATTGATCTGGCACAGGCAATGGATGCCAGATGTTTTGACGGCAGTGAGGGTAGAAGTCGTATGAATCCTTTAAAATACAGTGGAACAGACTATGTAGGTTATGCTATAGTGTTGATGTATCTGGGGTGCATGATAGTGTACAGATGTGTATTGTAG
- a CDS encoding ABC transporter ATP-binding protein — MSFINIKGLSHKFNIKDKDGNKVGENWAVKDVDFLADKGEMIAILGRNGSGKSTFARHLNGLLAPHEGTVIIGGQDLSKVSVLSSIRRQVGMVFQNPDNQIVGNTLAEDVGFGLENLGISSADIWDKIDEMLELTGLAAYKYSNTSRISGGQKQRLAIASAMAMTPECIVLDEATSMLDPQGARDMLELVQKLHREKNITVIMVTHKISEALMADRVYILDNSKIVAEGTPEDVFTDVERLKKYGLEIPVRMKLEAGIPVDICSEYKKKHLQISQDAGVSADHIGDSGNSLSNLRRCIVELQNVSYSYMNGNEEYKALSDIDLKIYEGQVVSVIGQTGSGKSTLLQMINKLIAPQSGHVYLYETDVQRVRNIKDIRRRIGYVFQFPESQLFENTVLKDVMYGPINFGMSKEEAERAAENALDLVGVPKKYADYSPFELSGGLKKRVAIAGILAYEPEILILDEPACGLDGESREQLWNLIRTLNREKNVTIILVSHDMEDVYEMSERVLLMDHGRIVYDGGTVGFFDDKELLDRYGIETPDGFKMWQNL; from the coding sequence ATGAGTTTTATAAATATCAAAGGATTATCTCATAAATTTAATATAAAAGATAAGGACGGTAATAAGGTAGGGGAGAACTGGGCTGTAAAGGACGTTGATTTTCTTGCAGATAAAGGAGAGATGATAGCGATTCTTGGACGAAATGGTTCGGGTAAATCAACATTTGCAAGACATTTAAATGGGCTTCTTGCACCGCATGAGGGAACCGTGATAATAGGTGGACAGGATCTGTCCAAAGTGAGTGTATTGTCATCAATCAGAAGACAGGTGGGAATGGTATTTCAGAACCCGGACAATCAGATAGTTGGGAATACGCTTGCTGAGGACGTTGGATTTGGGCTTGAAAATCTCGGTATATCAAGTGCTGATATATGGGATAAGATTGACGAGATGCTTGAATTGACGGGCCTTGCGGCATACAAATACAGCAATACTTCAAGGATAAGCGGTGGACAGAAGCAGAGACTTGCGATAGCGTCAGCCATGGCTATGACGCCGGAGTGTATAGTTCTTGACGAGGCTACATCCATGCTTGACCCGCAGGGGGCACGAGATATGCTGGAGCTTGTGCAGAAATTGCACAGAGAGAAGAATATAACCGTTATCATGGTGACTCACAAGATATCTGAGGCACTTATGGCGGATCGAGTATATATATTGGACAACAGTAAGATAGTTGCAGAGGGGACACCGGAGGATGTATTTACCGATGTTGAGAGACTTAAAAAATACGGACTTGAGATTCCTGTTAGAATGAAGCTTGAAGCAGGAATACCTGTAGACATCTGCAGTGAGTACAAGAAAAAACATTTGCAGATAAGCCAGGATGCGGGAGTTTCCGCGGATCATATAGGTGACAGTGGTAATTCTCTCAGTAATTTAAGGAGATGTATAGTTGAGCTTCAGAATGTGTCATACTCATATATGAATGGAAATGAAGAGTATAAGGCGCTTTCTGATATAGACCTGAAGATATATGAGGGGCAGGTAGTGTCGGTGATCGGACAGACAGGTTCGGGAAAGAGCACGCTATTACAGATGATAAATAAGCTTATAGCCCCACAGAGTGGACACGTATATCTGTATGAAACAGATGTGCAGAGAGTAAGGAATATAAAGGATATAAGAAGGCGTATAGGATATGTGTTTCAGTTCCCAGAATCGCAGCTGTTTGAGAACACGGTGCTAAAAGACGTAATGTATGGACCAATCAACTTTGGCATGTCTAAGGAGGAAGCAGAGCGGGCAGCGGAAAATGCGCTGGATCTTGTTGGCGTTCCGAAAAAATATGCGGATTATTCACCGTTTGAACTGTCAGGAGGACTAAAAAAGCGAGTTGCCATAGCGGGAATACTTGCGTATGAACCGGAGATATTGATACTTGACGAGCCTGCGTGTGGACTTGATGGTGAGAGCCGGGAACAGTTGTGGAATCTTATACGAACGCTCAATAGAGAAAAAAATGTGACCATCATACTGGTATCCCACGATATGGAGGATGTGTACGAGATGTCAGAGAGGGTTCTTCTTATGGATCATGGTAGAATCGTGTATGATGGGGGAACAGTAGGCTTCTTTGATGATAAGGAGCTACTTGACCGATATGGTATAGAGACTCCAGATGGTTTTAAAATGTGGCAAAATCTTTAA
- a CDS encoding bL17 family ribosomal protein: MAKYRKLGKASAQRNALLRNQVTQLLYHGKIKTTEARAKEVVKIVEKLITLAVAEKDNYDEVTVQAKVAKKDKDGKRIKEVVDGKKITAYDTIEKKVKKDQPSRLHARREMLKVLYPVVEVPTDAAGKKAGTKKIDLTQKLFDEYGTKYAGRKGGYTRIIKIGQRKGDQALEVILELV, translated from the coding sequence ATGGCAAAGTATAGAAAGCTTGGAAAAGCAAGCGCACAGAGAAACGCATTACTTCGTAACCAGGTAACTCAGTTACTGTATCATGGAAAGATCAAGACAACAGAGGCAAGAGCTAAGGAAGTTGTTAAGATCGTAGAGAAGCTCATCACATTAGCAGTTGCTGAGAAGGACAACTACGATGAGGTTACAGTTCAGGCTAAGGTTGCTAAGAAGGATAAAGATGGCAAGAGAATCAAGGAAGTTGTAGATGGTAAGAAGATTACTGCATACGACACAATTGAGAAGAAGGTAAAGAAGGATCAGCCTTCAAGACTTCATGCCAGAAGAGAGATGCTCAAGGTTTTATATCCAGTTGTTGAAGTTCCTACAGATGCTGCTGGTAAGAAGGCCGGTACAAAGAAGATCGATTTAACACAGAAGTTATTCGACGAGTACGGTACAAAGTACGCAGGACGTAAGGGTGGTTACACAAGAATCATCAAGATCGGTCAGCGTAAGGGTGATCAGGCTCTTGAGGTTATTCTCGAGTTAGTATAA
- a CDS encoding DNA-directed RNA polymerase subunit alpha: MFEFEKPKIEIVETSDDNKYGKFVIEPLERGYGITLGNSLRRIMLSSLPGTAVSHVKIKGVLHEFSSIPGVKEDVTEIIMNIKNVVIKNNSDTFEPKQAYIDVVGERVVKAGDIKVDGDIEIVNPDLVIANLSGPDAKLEMELTIANGRGYVSLDKNKEADAPIDVIAIDSIFTPVERVNLTVQNTRVGQVTDYDKLTLDVYTNGALAPDEAVSLAANLLVEHLKLFVDLSENARLVDVMVESTTDEKEKVLEMNIDELELSVRSYNCLKRAGINTVQELINKTPEDMMKVRNLGRKSLDEVLAKLKELGLALNQNED; encoded by the coding sequence ATGTTTGAGTTTGAAAAACCAAAAATCGAGATCGTTGAGACTTCAGATGACAACAAGTATGGCAAGTTTGTAATCGAGCCTTTAGAGAGAGGTTACGGTATAACACTTGGTAACTCACTTAGAAGAATAATGCTTTCTTCATTGCCAGGTACTGCTGTAAGCCACGTTAAGATAAAAGGTGTTTTACATGAGTTCAGCTCAATACCAGGTGTAAAAGAGGATGTTACTGAGATCATAATGAACATCAAGAATGTCGTTATTAAGAACAACTCAGATACATTCGAGCCAAAGCAGGCATATATTGATGTCGTTGGTGAGAGAGTTGTTAAGGCGGGAGATATCAAGGTTGACGGAGATATCGAGATCGTCAATCCAGACCTTGTTATAGCAAACCTTAGTGGCCCTGATGCAAAGCTTGAGATGGAGCTTACAATTGCCAATGGTCGTGGATATGTGAGCCTTGACAAGAACAAGGAAGCAGATGCACCTATTGATGTTATCGCTATTGACTCAATCTTCACCCCTGTTGAAAGAGTAAACCTTACAGTTCAGAATACACGTGTTGGTCAGGTTACTGACTATGATAAGTTAACTCTTGATGTATATACAAACGGAGCTCTTGCTCCAGACGAGGCAGTAAGTCTTGCTGCAAATCTTCTGGTAGAGCACTTAAAGCTGTTCGTAGATTTATCAGAGAACGCACGTCTTGTAGATGTTATGGTTGAGAGCACAACAGACGAGAAGGAAAAGGTTCTTGAGATGAATATCGATGAGCTTGAGTTGTCAGTTCGTTCATACAACTGTCTCAAGAGAGCTGGTATCAACACAGTTCAGGAACTTATCAATAAGACACCAGAGGATATGATGAAGGTTCGTAACCTTGGTCGTAAGTCACTGGATGAAGTTTTAGCTAAGCTTAAGGAGCTGGGCTTAGCGCTTAATCAGAACGAAGACTAA
- the rpsD gene encoding 30S ribosomal protein S4 yields the protein MAVDRTPVLKRCRSLGMEPMYLGIDKKSNRKPNRSNRKQSEYGLQLREKQKAKFIYGVLEKPFRNLYAKAEQQKGLTGPNLMTLLELRLDNIIFRLGFARTRREARQIVDHKHVLVNGKCVNIPSYSVKPGDKIEIREKSKSLQRYKDIMAATEGVLVPGWLTADRDNLTGEVVEKPSREQIDVPVNETLIVELYSK from the coding sequence ATGGCAGTAGATAGAACCCCAGTTCTTAAGAGATGCAGATCTTTAGGCATGGAGCCAATGTATCTCGGAATAGACAAGAAGTCAAACAGAAAACCAAACAGATCAAATAGAAAGCAGAGCGAGTATGGACTTCAGCTCCGCGAGAAGCAGAAGGCAAAGTTCATTTATGGTGTACTTGAGAAGCCTTTCCGTAATCTTTATGCAAAGGCAGAGCAGCAGAAGGGATTAACAGGTCCTAACCTCATGACATTGCTTGAGCTCAGACTTGACAACATTATCTTCAGATTAGGCTTTGCCAGAACAAGAAGAGAGGCAAGACAGATCGTAGATCATAAGCACGTACTTGTAAACGGCAAGTGTGTAAACATCCCTTCATATTCAGTTAAGCCAGGCGATAAGATTGAGATCAGAGAGAAGAGCAAGTCTCTTCAGAGATACAAGGATATCATGGCAGCAACAGAGGGCGTTCTCGTACCAGGCTGGTTGACAGCAGACAGAGATAACCTCACAGGTGAAGTTGTAGAGAAGCCAAGCAGAGAGCAGATCGATGTTCCTGTAAATGAGACTCTTATCGTCGAGTTATATTCTAAGTAA
- the rpsK gene encoding 30S ribosomal protein S11 → MAKQATKKVAKKRVRKSVQHGQAHIQSSFNNTIVTLTDAEGNALSWASAGGLGFKGSKKSTPYAAQMAAETAAKAAAPYGLKTIDVFVKGPGSGREAAIRALSACGIDVVSIKDVTPVPHNGCRPPKRRRV, encoded by the coding sequence ATGGCTAAGCAGGCAACTAAAAAAGTGGCTAAGAAGCGTGTCAGAAAGAGCGTACAGCACGGACAGGCTCATATTCAGTCATCTTTCAATAATACAATTGTTACATTAACAGACGCTGAAGGCAATGCGCTTTCATGGGCAAGCGCTGGTGGATTAGGATTCAAGGGTTCTAAGAAGTCAACTCCATATGCTGCTCAGATGGCTGCAGAGACAGCTGCAAAGGCTGCTGCACCTTACGGACTCAAGACAATCGATGTATTTGTTAAGGGACCAGGTTCAGGAAGAGAGGCTGCAATTCGTGCACTCTCAGCATGTGGTATAGATGTAGTAAGTATCAAGGATGTTACTCCGGTTCCACATAACGGATGTCGTCCACCAAAGAGAAGAAGAGTTTAA
- the rpsM gene encoding 30S ribosomal protein S13, giving the protein MARISGVDLPREKRVEIGLTYIYGIGLPSSQRILKEANVNPDTRCADLTDDEVRRLSEVIKATQVVEGDLRREIGFNIKRLQEIACYRGKRHRQGLPVRGQKTKTNARTRKGPKKTVANKKK; this is encoded by the coding sequence ATGGCTCGTATTTCAGGTGTTGATTTACCAAGAGAGAAACGTGTTGAAATTGGTCTTACTTATATCTATGGTATAGGACTTCCTTCATCACAGCGTATTCTTAAGGAAGCAAACGTTAATCCTGACACACGTTGCGCAGATCTGACTGACGATGAGGTTAGAAGACTCAGCGAAGTTATCAAGGCAACACAGGTAGTAGAGGGAGATTTACGTAGAGAGATAGGCTTCAATATTAAGCGTTTACAGGAGATCGCTTGCTATCGTGGTAAGCGTCATAGACAGGGACTTCCTGTTCGTGGACAGAAGACTAAGACTAACGCTAGAACTCGTAAGGGTCCTAAGAAGACTGTTGCTAATAAGAAGAAGTAA
- the rpmJ gene encoding 50S ribosomal protein L36 produces MKVRASVKPICDKCKVIKRKGIVRVICENPKHKQRQG; encoded by the coding sequence ATGAAGGTTAGAGCATCAGTAAAACCTATCTGCGATAAGTGCAAAGTTATCAAGAGAAAGGGAATCGTTAGAGTTATCTGCGAGAATCCAAAGCACAAGCAGCGTCAGGGTTAA
- the infA gene encoding translation initiation factor IF-1 has protein sequence MSKADVIEVEGTVVEKLPNAMFQVELENGHKVLAHISGKLRMNYIKILPGDKVTIELSPYDLTKGRIVWRDK, from the coding sequence ATGTCAAAGGCAGATGTAATCGAAGTAGAAGGAACAGTAGTTGAGAAACTTCCAAATGCAATGTTTCAGGTAGAACTTGAGAATGGACACAAGGTTCTTGCTCATATAAGTGGAAAGCTCAGAATGAATTATATAAAGATTCTTCCTGGCGATAAAGTTACCATAGAGTTATCACCATATGATCTCACAAAGGGCAGAATCGTATGGAGAGATAAATAA
- the map gene encoding type I methionyl aminopeptidase, translated as MKGISIKSQEEIELMREAGRILAITHEELRKALKPGMSTYDIDRLGEEVIRSYGCEPSFLNYQGYPASICVSVNEEVVHGIPSKDRILKDGDIVSLDAGVIYKGYHSDSARTYGIGETTDLAKYLMEATKQCFFEGMQAARAGNHVRDIGIAIESYADECGLGVVIDLVGHGVGKNLHEEPEVPNFATRRRGPKLKAGMTIAIEPMITLGDYDVRWLDDGWTVVTADRSLAAHYENTILITDSDPEILSRADGIEL; from the coding sequence ATGAAAGGTATTTCCATAAAATCCCAGGAAGAGATTGAACTTATGAGGGAGGCTGGAAGAATTCTTGCCATAACTCATGAGGAACTGCGAAAAGCACTGAAACCGGGCATGTCGACATATGACATTGACAGGCTAGGTGAGGAGGTTATACGGAGTTATGGCTGCGAGCCATCGTTTCTTAATTATCAGGGGTATCCGGCATCGATATGTGTATCAGTAAATGAGGAGGTTGTTCATGGAATACCTTCTAAAGACAGAATACTGAAGGATGGAGATATCGTAAGTCTGGATGCTGGAGTTATATATAAGGGATATCATTCAGATTCAGCCAGAACATATGGCATTGGTGAGACAACGGATCTTGCAAAGTATCTTATGGAAGCGACAAAGCAGTGCTTCTTCGAGGGGATGCAGGCTGCAAGAGCTGGAAATCATGTGCGCGATATAGGGATTGCGATAGAGTCATATGCCGATGAGTGCGGGCTTGGAGTTGTGATAGATTTGGTAGGACATGGAGTTGGGAAGAATCTGCACGAAGAACCGGAGGTTCCAAACTTTGCGACCAGAAGACGCGGACCAAAGCTTAAAGCTGGCATGACAATAGCGATAGAGCCGATGATCACATTGGGGGATTATGATGTGAGATGGCTGGATGATGGCTGGACAGTTGTGACTGCCGATAGATCACTGGCAGCACACTACGAGAATACAATACTTATAACTGATTCGGATCCCGAGATATTATCAAGGGCGGATGGAATAGAGTTATAG